In Salmo salar unplaced genomic scaffold, Ssal_v3.1, whole genome shotgun sequence, one DNA window encodes the following:
- the LOC123732821 gene encoding exocyst complex component 4-like — MISLCPVCPRGIVQCEEKLTISASWSKDEDISRLLQSLPNWANMAQPRQLRQKREDEEDFTRMAFAKESEVLTGNLGDKLIPQNEILRDVSDLKTLANLQESMEWLSSRLKGFFINLPHAASEYTRTHAEAGIHTHTPYGFHSCRAGGVCVGRGAGVRCVWTEGLLVQHLSYTANELTVYNTSRGSILLTCLTFCSNDCTYCH, encoded by the exons atgatctctctctgtcctgtgtgtcccAGGGGCATAGTCCAGTGTGAGGAGAAGCTGACCATCAGTGCGTCGTGGTCTAAGGACGAGGACATCAGCCGACTGCTCCAGTCTCTGCCCAACTGGGCTAACATGGCCCAGCCCAGACAGCTCCGACAGAAGAGAGAGGACGAGGAGGACTTCACcag GATGGCGTTTGCCAAGGAGTCAGAGGTGCTGACGGGTAACCTGGGTGACAAGCTGATCCCGCAGAACGAGATCCTGCGTGACGTGAGCGACCTGAAGACCCTGGCCAACCTGCAGGAGAGCATGGAGTGGCTGTCCTCCAGACTCAAAGGCTTCTTCATCAACCTGCCCCACGCTGCCAGTGAGTATACACGCACCCACGCAGAGGcaggcatacatacacacacaccttatggCTTCCATTCATGCAGGGCTGGTGGGGTGTGCGTGGGGAGGGGTgcaggggtgaggtgtgtgtggactgAAGGGCTGCTTGTTCAACACCTGTCCTACACAGCCAATGAATTAACAGTATACAACACAAGCAGAGGTTCCATATTGCTAACATGTCTAACGTTTTGTTCTAATGACTGTACATACTGCCACTAG